Proteins from a genomic interval of Onychostoma macrolepis isolate SWU-2019 chromosome 17, ASM1243209v1, whole genome shotgun sequence:
- the LOC131523350 gene encoding NACHT, LRR and PYD domains-containing protein 3-like encodes MNQPQDFNESTYPGVSFEVVNMFKSNLMKKFERLYEGTAMQGNPTLLNEIYTELYITESESGELSNEHEVRQIETQSRRAATEDTAIKCNDIFRPLPGQDKPIRAVLTKGVAGIGKTVSVQKFILDWAEGKENQDVQLIFPLPFREANLIKDKTLSFSDLLHVFFPETKEMEISSDEYKVLFIFDGLDECRLSLDFQSDVRLCDVSESASVDVLLMNLIVGNLLPSALIWITSRPAAADLVPSECVHRVTEVRGFNEPQKEEYFRKRISDQSLANTIISHLKSSSSLYIMCHIPVFCWISAAVLEKMLSRAESGEIPKTLTQMYTHFLILQTNIKHEKDYEKNETDEDMILKLGKLAFQQLMKGNLIFYEEDLRECGIDMTEASVYSGLCTQIFREELGLYKGKVFCFVHLSIQEHLAALYVHLSWTNNNKNAFDQITKQSLLSKVKDWFHHNSLEHVSLSELHQRAVDESLQSKNGHLDLFLRFLLGLSVESHQILLQGLMKPTTSISDSNEKTVEYIKLKIRTIDSPEKSINLFHCLNEMGDRSLVEEIQQYLKSGRIKEAKLSSSQWSALVFVLLTSEKKLDEFNINTFIGEKNKMEKIKVLLKLLPVIKESRSVQFRDCGLTDEGFAALASALRSNPSHLRELNMSGSKIGNSVYLLSVVLKDPHCKLENLRLRYCDLTDEGCAALASALRSNPSHLRELNLSKNKIGVSVNLLSAVLQNPDCKLNKLWLSYCGLTDEGCAALASALKSNPSHLRQLDLSWNKIGNSVNLLSAVMEDPQCKLEILRLSNCGVTDEGCAALASALRSNPSHLRQLHLSENKIGNSVKLLSAVLEDHHCNLEKLWLWHCGVTDEGCAALASALRSNPSHLRHLDLSGNKIGKSEVKLLSDLRDDPHYKLENVIC; translated from the exons ATGAATCAACCACAGGACTTTAATGAAAGCACATATCCTGGGGTCAG cTTTGAAGTCGTCAACATGTTCAaatcaaatctgatgaagaagttTGAGCGTCTGTATGAGGGAACAGCGATGCAGGGAAACCCAACACTCCTGAATGAGATCTACACAGAGCTCTACAtcacagagagtgagagtggAGAGCTCAGTAATGAGCATGAGGTGAGACAGATTGAGACACAATCCAGGAGAGCAGCAACAGAGGACACAGCCATCAAATGCAATGACATCTTTAGACCTTTACCTGGACAAGACAAACCCATCAGAGCTGTGCTGACAAAGGGAGTCGCTGGCATTGGAAAAACAGTatctgtgcagaagttcatcCTGGACTGGGCTGAAGGGAAAGAGAATCAGGACGTCCAGCTCATATTTCCGCTTCCTTTCAGAGAAGCCAATTTGATTAAGGACAAAACACTCAGTTTTTCAGATCTTCTTCATGTCTTTTTCCCTGAAACAAAAGAAATGGAAATATCcagtgatgaatataaagtgttattcatctttgatggtctggatgagtGTCGTCTGTCTCTGGATTTTCAGAGCGATGTGAGGTTATGTGATGTAAGTGAATCAGCCTCAGTGGATGTGCTGCTGATGAACCTGATTGTGGGGAatctgcttccctctgctctcatctggatcacctccagaccagcagcagctgATCTCGTCCCCTCTGAGTGTGTCCATCGAGTGACAGAGGTACGAGGCTTCAATGAGCCACAGAAGGAGGAATACTTTAGGAAGAGAATCAGTGATCAGAGTCTGGCCAATACAATCATCTCACACCTGAAGTCATCAAGTAGCCTctacatcatgtgccacatcccagtgttctgctggatctcagccGCTGTTCTGGAGAAGATGTTGAGTCGAGCAGAGAGTGGAGAGATTCCCAAGACTCTCACTcaaatgtacacacacttcctgaTCCTTCAGACCAACATCAAACATGAGAAGGATTATGAGAAGAACGAGACAGATGAAGACATGATCCTCAAACTGGGCAAACTGGCTTTTCAGCAGCTTATGAAAGGCAACCTGATCTTCTATGAGGAAGACCTGAGAGAGTGTGGCATTGATATGACAGAAGCATCAGTGTACTCAGGATTGTGCACTCAGATCTTCAGAGAGGAGTTGGGCTTGTATAAGGGGAAAGTCTTCTGCTTTGTTCATCTGAGCATTCAGGAACATCTAGCAGCTCTATATGTGCACCTCTCCTggacaaacaacaacaaaaatgcatttgaCCAAATCACCAAACAGAGTTTGTTGTCTAAAGTTAAGGACTGGTTTCATCACAATTCATTAGAACATGTTTCTTTATCTGAGCTGCACCAGAGAGCTGTGGATGAGTCTCTACAGAGTAAAAATGGACATCTGGATCTTTTCCTGCGGTTCCTTCTGGGTTTGTCAGTGGAGTCTCATCAGATTCTCCTACAAGGACTAATGAAACCAACAACAAGCATCTCTGATAGCAAtgagaaaacagttgagtacatcAAGTTGAAGATCAGGACCATTGACTCTCCAGAGaaatccatcaatctgttccaCTGTCTGAATGAAATGGGTGACCGTTCACTAGTGGAGGAAATACAGCAGTATCTGAAATCTGGAAGAATAAAGGAAGCCAAACTATCTTCATCTCAGTGGTCAGCTttagtttttgtgttgttgacaTCAGAGAAGAAGCTGGATGagtttaatattaatacatttattggagaaaaaaataaaatggaaaaaataaaagttcttctAAAGCTGCTGCCTGTGATAAAAGAATCCAGATCAGTTCA GTTTAGGGATTGTGGTCTCACAGATGAAGGTTttgctgctctggcttcagctctgagatcaaacccgtcacacctgagagaactgaatATGTCTGGGAGTAAAATAGGAAATTCAGTGTATCTGCTCTCTGTTGTACTGAAGGATCCTCACTGTAAATTGGAGAATCTGAG GTTAAGATATTGTGAtctcacagatgaaggttgtgctgccctggcttcagctctgagatcaaacccctcacacctgagagaactgaatcTGTCTAAGAATAAAATAGGAGTTTCAGTGAATCTGCTCTCTGCTGTACTACAAAATCCTGATTGTAAACTGAACAAACTGTG gttgagTTATTGTGGtctcacagatgaaggttgtgctgctctggcttcagctctgaaatcaaacccctcacacctgagacaaCTGGATCTGTCCTGGAATAAAATAGGAAATTCAGTGAATCTGCTCTCTGCTGTAATGGAGGATCCTCAATGTAAACTGGAGATACTGAG GTTGAGTAATTGTGgtgtcacagatgaaggttgtgctgctctggcttcagctctgagatcaaacccctcacacctgagacaGCTGCATCTGTCTGAGAATAAAATAGGAAATTCAGTGAAGCTGCTCTCTGCTGTACTAGAGGATCATCATTGTAATCTGGAGAAACTGTG gttgtGGCATTGTGgtgtcacagatgaaggttgtgctgctctggcttcagctctgagatcaaacccctcacacctgagacaTCTGGATCTGTCTGGGAATAAAATAGGAAAATCTGAAGTGAAGTTACTCTCTGATCTGAGGGATGATCCACATTATAAACTGGAGAATGTAATCTGCT